catttcggcaggtgctagacgatagggtgccttagaaattgacACTGTACGCGGCATCAGCTCAATAGAAATTTCCACCTCTTGGTCTGATGGAATGCCAGAAAGGTTCTCAGGAAATAtactaggaaagtctctgacaaccTCAAAATCCTCTGGATTCCGACTGATAGGAAGAGGTACTTAAATAatacatgctagaaaagcttgacaGCCTTGCTTTATGAGTTTTCTCGTGCAGatgcaagagataatgtgcggcatttgcttgttctttgctgcctcaaagacaaaatatTTTCCGCTGGGTGGTCGAATAGATGCTGACCTCTGccaaaaatctatcgaagctctaTTCATAGacagccaatccatgccaagaatgATGTCGATTTCAGGCATCAGAAGTACGATGAAATATGCTCAAACCACATCATCTTGCAAACGAAGTTCAAAATTCTTCACAATACTCGATGTAACCATTTGATCACCAGAAAAAATAGACACTTTAAAGCCCAATTCCAAACCCTCGAGTATAATCTTCAGTCGCTCAACAAACATCTCGGATAtgaatgagtgtgtagctcctgaatccagcaatgcataggtagctacacctaatAAGAATATCCTTCCCGCgacaaatatattattatatctaATCGTGTTGAAACCTAAAGAATTTTTATCATTAATTAccggaaattttcgaaaatttccacATTTAGCCCTAATATTTCTCGAAAAATACACAATTTGACCCCaagtaatttttgaaaatagcatATGAACCCTTAAAGTTTCGAATTTTCTTCATTTGGTcccaaattttttgaaaattgcatcTTAGCCCAAATAAATTCCGAATTCCATCAATTCCATCCCTAAACTCttgaaaattattgttttgatcCCTAAAATTCAATAAATTACAAAACAACCCCTAGTTTTCTAGATTTGCAAAAAAGTCCCTAAACTTCTTAAAATTTGCAATTTAGTCCTtgcattttttgaaaattccaaAATTTTCCTTATAACTTCCGATTCTATCAATTTCAGTCCCTTGactccttaaaatatcattttggcCCTTGAGTTCTCGGCATAGTGCAATTAAGCCCTTAGATTTGCGATTTTTGCATCTTGGGTCCTTAGGTTTTCAAATTATGCCATAGATATCCCAAAATTCTCTATTTTTCCATTATAAGTCCTAAATTCTcattttggtttaattcgttcATTTGTATGATTAAGGCTTATAATTTATGctcaatttttataattttcaaagttatcccttaaatccaactaaggTAGAACAAGCAACCTATTTGCTTCTAGGTTCTTATTATCCCAATCAATTCTCAtcaccaatttaacatttcatgcaacaaaagcaatataaaaatttcaaacaacTATGTTACCAGTAATCAGAGCCTTGTCTGGCTCTGCTTAGGCTTCCtcggcatgcataacataagctctgCCAATAGTTGGTCCCTTCTTCTTTGGGCAGTCAATGGCTTTATGTTCTTCCTCCTTGCATATAAAGCACTTGTAtgttccccacatgcacttgtcaAGGTGTGGGTGATTGCATTCTTTGCACAGTGGTCTCTCTTCAGGTTTTGGTGCTTCAGACTGTGGTTGCTTTTGTTGCCCTGGCTTCTTCCACtgtccttggggcttttgctgcCCTTGAGCTTTGGGAGGTGTGGgggcccgtgctcctgattaatatttaatgaccaaacaactaggatttattaatgtaaacagcgaaagcgattaaaattttccattttgggcctacagaaatttcggcatgacctattcgtaaataggacatcccaaaaaaatcaaaacaacacaaacaacatttatatactcgaaataaagtcataacatcaattcacaacctatagccgcactggccaagACTAAACACATGCAGAGCCGGCAAGGCTCGATCACACAACTATCAATTCAAAATATCGTAAAAATAACAGTACagctacacggggcatctccccggtaAATGTATGACTccataatatagtatatatatatttgggaACTCTCAACCATGACTCGAAGACTGGGCACCACTaactgacgctccaccagacgcgtcaaatcctcctggataacctgctatggcatcaaaaacaaccacagcaTAAAAAAAAACGAGGGGTCGGGCCCCAGTACGACGAACCAGTAATATTACGACAAAtataactgacatgaaataaaatcaagtaaaatgcaaTGAAATGCAATGCAATGCGTGTTGGTAACAACAAAATAATGGATACCAAAGCGGAGTCCAAATGAAACGCATCAgcaacagtaacagtggccacccgtgccaggactGCAGCAATGTAATATCATGCCGCCGCTCATCCATGCATGTAGCATCGAGGGTACGGGAGCGACCCGCTCAGTCCTCATGCAAGTCATCAGGAGTGCTAATCCTACACACCCGCTCCATCGATGACGCAACAACTCGATAGATCAATATCAATAGCaatcaaaggagtcaaggctcgaaatgcactaatagtatcaactcaaataaatgcatgaatgcaaTCACGTATTCACAGAAGCACATAAGGCACGCCACAACTCATTACAAAGTACTTAACGTCATCTCACGTCATAATAGACGTCGTAATGAAAACACTTCGTGCGTACCTCAACTGCCTTTAATTTACCACAAAATATCTTAGATATTTCCTGAAAACTCCAATCCTGTGGCAAATAATACATTTCATATCAAGTCCCATTTATTTTTCCAATATTCACTAATCTAGcctaaaattccaaaaatcCTTAATTTAGGCTTTACAATTTCTAAAACTCATCGCAAAGTCAAATATATCgatttatttaacttaataaatttaaatttctcaATAATATACAACTTGAAATTACGAAAATTCACTCGTACcgaatctgaaattttcgataTTTTCTAGGACtttccaaaattttcattttctatTTCTAATGCTATAAACACATCCCAATAACGATTTaacatttcaaaaatcataaattcccaaataattaaatctgaattttcgaatttaatccAAATAAATTCCGAAAATTTGATAGATACCTCTAATCGACTCCGATATAGTACCTACAATCAAtaatacaacatatatcaattgtTGGAATTCGAATTATCCAAAATACCCAAAATTTCGAAACCCTAAATACCTCAAGGCTTCGGAGTAAAGCTCTAGGAAGCTTAAACCGAGAGTTTCCTCACAAATTCCGGCGAAAAACGAGCGGCGGTATCCGACGGGTTTCCGGGAATCGCGAGTTTTCTGCGAAATTTTGGTATCAATGGATAGTTCTCGTTGAGAGGATTCCGAAACTATACTTACTTTCGAAAATCGTTCAACGAATTTGGAGTTACGGGCGGTCAAAGACGGATGAAAATCGTTtaacaagaagaagaaatttttgACAGATTGCTTACGGGAGAGAGAGAGGAAAAATTGATaattatctttcttttttttttatttaacttattatccaaatgggctgggcttgggGTTTAGTTTGGGCTTAGGGAAATGGGCTCTCACAGGAGGTCCCGTAAATTGCCTCTTGACTGGTTGAGAGTTTTGCTAGTCCTGCTGCCTTTTGCGCTGTACCTTAAAGTCAATATCTTTCAAGGCTTGCTCATCTTGGAAAGCACAAGCAGTGGCAGCTGCAAAATCCGTCGGTCACATCAACAATCGCGGCGTATAATAGGTCGaagaccatccatgaagtgcctcaATTTCTCAGCAGCATCCCTAGCAATAAGGAGctcaaagtgacaacccctatcaaatttcctAACGAACTCAGCCACAGGCATGTatccctgacggagagtcatgaACTCCCTCTTCAAGCGCCCTTGGATATCAAcagtaaaatacttctcatagaaGATGTTCTTGAATTGCACCCAAGTGAGGGTTGCTGGACTGATACCATGTTCCGCTCCTTCCCCCACCAAAGAGAAGCATCATCTCGAAGCATATAAGTAGCACACCTCACTCggtcagcatctcccatattCAGGTAAGGGAATTGCACCTCGAGAGATCTAATCCAACCATCAGCAGCAAATGGGTCGTTGGTGCCAAAAAACTCCTTCGGACCGAGCCTCTGGAACTGATCATATACATCATGTTGTGGCCTCGGAGCCTACTACTCAAAGAAGCGTGCCATACCTTCTAGAATACGAGTAGCAACATCCCCATTAGGAGATGGGGGTGCATTCTCTTGAAGATCTTCGTCAGTGTCAGCTTGCCTATTGATACTAAGTGCACATCTatgaggcattatatctgaatgttttccaaattctaaacgtaacaaacatgcatttaaatttaaGTTTATAATCATGCATCATATAGAAATCCCTTTTTtagcaactttaagcataaatatcaATTAACTTCAAAAATCTTTTAAACGTGTAACTTAAACATATAAACCATGAAAACATGCAGGTACCATCACAAAAATCATTTACTGCATTTAAACTCACAAACttgaggcttgatgactgaGCTTTCCGGAACTGGCAATGGCACAACCATTTATaagaacattgctctgataccaagtcaaacgtctactactcgtttttctttaaaatatactagaaattttttttctctccatTAAGTCCTTTCGGCCGAATtataattatacatatataaatttttgCATCATTTAAATTAAACTCACCAACTAATTATTTGACAATCCAAAAGAATGCAgtgcaaaacataaaatcgtaaatcgtcaACTCAAACCTTAAactaacattttcaaaaatagcataaactcttaatcctctcaaaaaccactcaaaagtaTAAAAGTGATAAacgtcatgaaaatatttaaattcatACTAATACAAAAAACTAGAAAAGGTCATCGGGTTATGCGCACCATCATTCCAACTATTTCAACCATCAAGTTCTCCAATATCATCAAAACCATGCTCGCCTGCATCATTTACACCTAATAAGTCTATTGACCCAACAAACCTTAACCATTATAACAAGTAGTACATATTCATtcacatgcaatagtgaaaatacttttaacaaatagtttttcatgaatatgcataactttaaacatttttcctttcatcatgtACGTATACATTTcgtttttattgaatttatatCATTTATTGTGACTTTTGTTTCAACTTTTGGTCGATGGAtacatctacgtataaccatggtaccaggcggCGTGAACATCAACAATACTCTCAcacgtcaactgagccttggccttacatctCATCATACTATCATATCatttcgtattagtcacaataaAGTCAcatccttcaacttttcattatattcatcacttataaaaattcatgcatatatatataattttttgtttaaacTAAGCAATGTaacacgtcttttagcattatcgtttttcatcataaaatcccataaactttaaaaataattattttaacattcattatagCATTCAGTGCACTGCCAGgatgtctaacatttttcaggtgtaaaatgactattTTTCCCCTGAAACCCTATCTTTCCCAAATTACACTTAAGCCTTAAAACgaccataacaccttaaaatacaccgataaatatttcttatacgtaaacttaagctcctCGACTAATATCCCAATTCATTTTACAACTTCAACCTACGTCCCGGTTTTTAACCTGAAtcgactcaaaacttaaccaaactttatcAAACTCGAACCCTatcttattaacacctaaccataccctatgcaacccaattcaagccattTAAGACCCTTGAACAAGCCTAGAAACCTACTGAATTTTCTGTCCTAGTTTCAAAAATCCTAACTTGGAAAAACCATGAATTCCTTCAAGCCTAGCCCTTAACCATCATGTCCAGACCCCAGTGGAACCCGTTTATGGGACAAAGCCCTGTGGGAACCCTACGATCAAATTTTCATCGtaaggatatgatgatatgtaagtcccaggctcagttgacgggtgagagcgTCAGTGATGTCCCTGCCGACTATAGGCCAAGGAACATAACGAAAAAGTGGTTAATGTTGTCTCGCCGCCTGGTACCATGGTCACATctgagattgatcaatcgaccgaAGGATGAAAGGATGATCACAATTAATGAACAAAATTGACATTCAAGAAAATTTATATGTATAggtttatgatgaaaggaaaaggatatgatgaaagaaaaaatgtttaaagtatgcatattcatgaaaatctatttttagtaaaagtattttcattctCGCATATGAATGTATATGTACTGCTTGTTATAGctgttaaggtttgctgagtcatttGACTCACTATgtttgatcgatgtaggtgagcatgatgtttatgatcatataataagacttgatggttgaactaggtggactgatggtgcacataacccgaggacatTTGCTAGTTTTTCGCATTATTATGATTAAgattactttaaagattttatgacttttgtGCTTTCGAGTAGTTTTGCGAGAATTTAAGAGTTGTTgctattttgaaaaatgatagttttaggtttggtttGACGATTTACGATTGTATGTTTTGCACCGCTTTTTGGATTTTGAGTAAAATTATTAGTGGGATCGTTTATTTTAAAAGgtgcaaaaatatatatacatatatttatacatATTTCGGCCGAAGCTTgaggaaagaaaaaaaatctagaatattttaaataaaaacgatTAGTCGACGTTTcagttgtaaggtccaaaaaacAATAACGTAATCCAAGTGCATGCAAATTTAGGAcaaataaaaaatgattaattgaattgttttaattgcattaattaaatgtgataggcatgtttacatgtttaaagtATGGTTTTctactagaatgcataaaattgtgtttTTAAAGGTTACTCGAGaagcgatcgaggaacggagatcgaagatcataaaggaaaaatatttttattaaacgattatttttaattatttaatatatggtatattttatatggtattttctaaaatttcatTTACAAATAAATTCCAAATTCTATCAATTTCAACCCTAAACTCTCGGAAATTATTGTTTcgatcaaatcagttttaaaacaatagttaaacagttgatcgacacaagatatgtttatggatattctgagacttcaactgctcctacgtgacctcttctaccacctcgggtaggaccaaatagaagactttgatttatacaacactttgtacaaacacATTCCAAAAGGgtagcacccaactagaacttctagcactcaagattgcagGCATCACCTTACAATCTGCATAATAATTTAACGTCTTTATGCCAATACTACAAACATAATTTTAATATCTTTGTGTGAAAACTCATTCAGCTAAACAATAAGCTcaactctctgtatatgtgagtgattgtgtgtgaatgtgtgagaactgatcaaatcagtacAACACGAAGGTGTTCTCATACAACTGGGATAACTGCTTCTAGTAAGCTGATATGAAATGAATGTGCCATCTGTTTTCTTCACACACCGGTATTTAGTTGTAGTTCCGCTCTGCTCTTTTCTTCAATGGTCTTTGATATGATATTATAGGCGCTTGGATAACCATACATGAAAAGTCAATAATAATGTCCGTTGCATTTGCATGTGCCTTCTTTGGACATGTCTTGTTATTCTGACAACGGTTCTGGAAGCTTTTCTCTTTTCATCTTTTCatcaacgtccattattgtacatTCGTCTGTGAAGTAGCTTGTAGCTTGTATATTCGTGCTTAGCTAGATTCCATTAAATAGTCTTGTcgtgatattcgaacagatcaGTTACAACTGATGCTTCTGAACTGGTTCTCTGAAATGTTCTGTGGACTGATTTCACTGTATAAGTTCTTATTTCCAGCTGGGTTCTTTAttagttgagctcttcatcagctggcctggcttctgaaggtctactgctgaaccacctatcagctggacaatcagtggAACTGTTCTTTGATATATCAATTGCGCTGGTTTAAATTTGGCAATCAGTTGGTGCTTTCAGTTGACGTCTctatagcttcagttttggcttcaggaactgatcagtttcaaCTTTCAGCACACTAGATAAATTttgttagaaacaaaataacaagttttgttaacatcaaaattaagattgcgaacaagAAATGTTCCAATAAAGTGTTTTTCCAAACACGCACCCTTTACATTCTTTCTCATCTAAGAACGAAAAGAGCAAGTATAAGAAAAATGAGCAAAATATATAGTTTAGGGCTGATGATAAAAGAATAATTCGAGACTTTCatacttaatttaatttagtatcGTAATTTGATTTTCAAGTTGTAAAATGCTTCCACATTCAATTTCGTTTTCTTTGGCGTTTCTGTTGTAAAGACGCGTTTATTATGAATTATTTATGAAACaaattgatttaattgatgCTATAATACGAGACTTGttgttattaaatttatatttgttaagCAACGCTGATGTAGATATGCCTCGGGTATAGGGCGTGAAAAAAATAGCAAAAAATATAACTtataatacaaaaaatataatttcaccAGTAAAATTTaggtaataatatatatttgccaaataataaaataataaaaatattatgaaaatagAAATAAGTGTTATTTTATAAGTGAAATGTTGGTCTTCCATATTTAAATTTTGGTAGGTAATATTCATTAACTCTACACCACTTACCTTATAATATAACACTACCATGCCTATAAATTTGAGTACATCATCCTATCATCTCAACCCTCGAATTACATTCACAACCTCATTGCAAAATGAAGTATTCCTTTGTTTTCCCCATCATTCTCTTAGCTCTTTTGGTCCAAACTTTGGGTATACATATATAGATGTGGCTTTGTcacttttttattataaatttcatactagaaaattatatttttagttacataatttgtatttttttattttaagtcatgTTATCACTCAATTCAAGGTCCTACTCCACTGTagcaattttagttattttatcAAGGTGCTGATGTGACAACTGAAGTCTTAGAAATGCTCGCACGCTAGCATTTTCCATTGGCACGTCATCATTTTTTCAACAGTCACGTCATCATTCCAATGAAAAAATACTAGAATCAGAAAAAATGCTAATCAGTTTACTAAGACTATAAGTTGACCGATAACatgacaaaaaatatataacatgCAAGTTACAATATGAAAAACGTAATTTTCCCATTTCTTTCTATATTTGGTTTATTTTCACTTTTGGTCATACATGTCGTCAAAATTTGGCCGCAATCCAATAAGATGTTACTTTTAGTCATCGAAGTGTTGATGTGGTGGTATTTATCATTCATATTTCATcagaaattaatatatttattttttgacagAGGAATAGAAATCAAATATTTCCTTGCTCCAAGCCTCttattaaaatatgaaaataaatgtACTTCTATATGGTATGCGATATTGCTATGTCGATTAAATTAAAGGGCACAAAGAAGTTGGTGCGTAACATGTTGATGTTGCCATCCAATGTACTTACGAAGTTTCTTGTGATTAATAAATTAATCCATGCAACAAAATTAGTTTAAAaaggaaataaataaataaagataaaaacttgtgtgagacggtctcatggatcgtattttgtgagacggatctcttatttggatcatccatgaataaatattattttttatgctaagaatattactttttattgtgaatatcggtaggattgactcgtttcacagataaagattcatgagacctgTTGTTGTTGACTCAAAGCTTGTGTTCAGATTCATATCTTAACTCCACGATTGAATGCAATTTGAATTAAGAATCATATGCACAAAATCAACAGAAATAAAACGAGACGCAACACgcaagatttacgtggttcgatCAAGAAAATGATCTACATCCACGGGAGGTGTTTCCACTATATTGAATCAGTATACACAATGAACAACGTTTAATACAATATCACCACTCTACTCCACAGTCTTTCTCTTCTttgaatttcaaagaaaaacTCTCGTGCGTTGTGTGAATGGCTTCTTGCCTCTTGTTCGATTTTCTTCGGGTGAATGATTGGTGTCCTTTTTCCATTGCATGACTCCACCTTTATATATCTTCTTGTTCCTGAGTATATTCGGTGATCAAGTGCAAGCCATCAACACTCATCCTTATCCAACTACTTATAGTTGTTTTAACTGATTTACCAACTGCCCGTCAAATGGAGTTTTGGTTGCTGATACACTACATTTCTCCACCTTATCTGCAACCAAAATTTTCCGTGTACACACTTCCTCCTGCCTTATTGTCTTAAGGCAGCCTGCATCTGGTTACATTAACCAGATctctaaattttcaaatttgttTGTCCCTAttagtttggtacacatatcAGCCGGATTATCATTGGTACTAATCTTTAGAACTTGAACATCTCCAGATTCAATCACATCACGAACAAAGTGTAACCttacatctatatgctttgttctCTCGTGAAAAACATGATGTTTTGATAGGTGTATGGCACTTTGGTTGTCACAAAACACAATTATTGTCTTTTGCTTGTATCCTAGCTCTTCCATGTAACCTTTCATCTACTTAGCTTCTTTGAATGCTTCAGTGACTGTCACATATTCAGCTTCTGTGGTTGAAAGAGCTACTATTGGCTGTAAGTTAGATTTCCAACTTACTGATGTGCCATTGATAGTGAATATGTAACCATTTAAGGACTTTCTAGTGTCAATACTGCCAGCATAATCTGAGTCCACATACCCTGCTATCAAGTTATCATTTTCTCTTGAATCTTTGAAGATTAAACCGGTGTCAGTTGTTCCTTTAAGATACCTTAAAATCCATTTGACCGATTTCCAGTGTTCATCACCAGGATTTGCCTTAAATATACTTACCAAGCTTACTGTGTAAGCAAGATCAGGCCTAGTACAGACCATCAAGTACATTAATCTTCCTACTGCACTGGCATACGGGAGTTTCTTCATGTACTCTCTTTCATCTTCGAATTTTGGTGCTTGGTGTGTTGAGAGTTTGAAATGAAGAGCCATTGGTCCTGCCACTGATCTGGCATTTTGTATTTAAAATCTATTGAACACTTTCAACACATATCCTTGTTGCATCAGTACCAGTTCCTTTGATTGTCTATTTCTTTTGATTTCCATGCCTAGAATCCTTTTAGCTTATCCGATATCTTTCATCTCAAATTCGCAACTAGGTCGGCTTTTAATGATAGAATTTCCTCTGTGTCTGAACAAGAAATTATCATGTCGTCCACATAGAGCAGTAGGTACAAGGTACTTCCAGATTTTAGCATCTTGTGATATACACACCAATCATAGTTGTTTCTTGAGAATTTATGGCTTATCATGAAGCCATCGAAACGTTTGTACCACTGCCTCGGTGCTTGCTTAAGGCCGTAGAGGGATTTCTTTAACAAGCATACTAGTTGAGGCCCGCTTTTGACTTCAAACATATGTGGTTGTTGCATGTATATCTTTTCCTCAAGTTCACCATGAAGAAAGGCTGTAGTAACATCTAATTGCTCAAGCTCCATGTCTTCCTTTGCTGCTAGAGATAGTACAGTCCTTATTGATCTATGTTTGACCACAGGCGAAAAAACTTCTTGAAAATCTATCCCTTCTACATGTGAAAAGCCCTTGGCAACCAATCTAGCCTGTTTTCAACTCCAGGTATACCTTCCTTTCTCTTGAATATCCATTTACATCCTACTATCCTTCGGTTGTTTGGTTTTGGTACCAATTCCCAGGTATGATTCTTTTTCAAGGAGTTCATTTCCATCTTCATAGCTTGGTACCAATTTTCTTTATCATCAGAACTCATGGCTTCTTTTATGCTTGCAGGATCATCATCACCTATTTGTGATGCAACTGAGAATGCATAAGAGACAAGGTCTGCATGTCCTAATCTCTTTGGTGGTTTAATGACCCTCCTGCTTCTGTCCCTTGCCAGCTGATAGTGCTCTTGTTTATCTCTGTCATGCAAAGGTCCTTCTGATTCagtatcatcaggtgtgtccatTTGAGAAGTTAGTTGGAGATTATCAGATAGCTCCACCTCAATCTTTGTATTGTTAGGATAGTCTTGTCTTACTAAGGACTCATCAGCTTGAGGTGCATATTTATAAGGGAAATAGTCTTCTTTGAAAGTGATATCTCGGCTGATTATAGTCCTTTGATTTCCAGGTTTTATAGACCAAAGTTTGTAGCCTTTGACGCCTTCAGGATATCTCAGAAAAATGCATTTGATTGCTCTTGGTTCTAGGTTTCCTTGCTTTACATGTGCGTATGCAGCACATCCAAATACCCTTAGATCACCGAGGAGTGGTGGTTCTTGGGACCACTTTTCCATGGGTGTTAAGAATCCTAATGGGACAGATGGAGACTTATTTATCAGATAACACACTGTAGTTGCTGCTTTTGCCCAAAAACTCTTTGGAACTCCTGAGTGTGCCAATATGCATCGTACCCTCTCAAGGATAGTTCTGTTCATTCTCTCGGCCAGCCCATTTTGCTGTGGGGTGTATGGGACAGTTTAGTGCCTCGATATTCATTTACTCTTGTAGAAGTCATTAAATTCTTTTGAGCAAAACTCTAAGCCATTGTCTATTCTGAGTTTCTTTAGTCTTTTGTTAGATTGGTTTTCAACCAAGATCAGCCACTGCTTGAATCTATCGAGTGCTTCATTTTTGTTTTTCAAGATATATATCCATACCCTTCGAGAGTAATCATCAATGATAGACATGAAATATCTTCCCCCTCCATTTGATGAAACTCTTGATGGTCCCCAGAGATCAGAGTGAACATATTCCAACGGGGCAGAGGACACATGAATTCCTTTGCTGAATTTCACTCTTGTAGATTTACCTTTTATGTAGTCCTCACAAAACTCAAGTTTTCTTAGTGATCTATTTCCAAGAAGTCCCTATTTTTGGAGTTCTTGTATTCCTTTATAACTAATATGAGCTAATCGCAGATGCCACATCATTGGGTTGTCTAGGCTTTGTTCAGTAGCAATAACTGATCCAATGTGAGTCCCTCCATGAAGAGTGTAAAGTCCATTTGATCTAACACCCTTCATTACAGCAAGTGAGCCTTTGTACACCGTTATTTTTCCATCTTGAGCCTTGAAGGTATATCCAAGCTGGTCAAGACTTCCAAGTGAGATCAGATTTCTCTTTAACTCGGGAACATACCTCACTTCTTTTAGTATAAGTTCAGTCTATTTGTGCATGATTAGTCTTATTATGCCAATGCCCTGAACTTGACATGTCTCATTGTTACCTAGAATTACTTGTCCATAATTTATTTCTTCGAAGGACACAAACCAACTCCTGTTTGGTGACATATGGAAAGATTATCCACTGTCTAAGATCCACTCTTGGTCTAGTTG
This window of the Primulina tabacum isolate GXHZ01 chromosome 12, ASM2559414v2, whole genome shotgun sequence genome carries:
- the LOC142520149 gene encoding secreted RxLR effector protein 161-like: MALHFKLSTHQAPKFEDEREYMKKLPYASAVGRLMYLMVCTRPDLAYTVSLVSIFKANPGDEHWKSVKWILRYLKGTTDTGLIFKDSRENDNLIAGYVDSDYAGSIDTRKSLNGYIFTINGTSVSWKSNLQPIVALSTTEAEYVTVTEAFKEAK